A stretch of Lathyrus oleraceus cultivar Zhongwan6 chromosome 6, CAAS_Psat_ZW6_1.0, whole genome shotgun sequence DNA encodes these proteins:
- the LOC127098417 gene encoding zinc finger protein CONSTANS-LIKE 16, whose translation MTCSSENLAKAVGGKTARACDSCITKRARWYCAADDAFLCQGCDSSVHSANSLARRHERVRLKTASYKPVGDNNDNNNNGSINSGPFSGFTKKARTPRQGKQKNNINVDLNVNVNVNVNVDVNNPFHLVPELGLDEVQSGSNEENEEQLLYRVPIFDPFVAELCTSSPSVGSTEGGLAVISGVSAFASDRSESRTRLGGGDSNYEMEGFHGLLPSDIELAEFAADVESLLGRGLENECMGMEELGLIDAKYEDEEWECSGKVKEEGGEIHEVVEGDDNTKDMGKESSFELNFDYETCEEVKEKGGLDIEQDENKDCNKGKRKISLQLDYDAVIIAWDGQKCPWTNGDKPNLDIDETLSDFMGICGTEIQYPYGEFGGYGCNQVMVDGGREARVSRYREKRRTRLFSKKIRYEVRKLNAEKRPRMKGRFVKRTSFAVPTFPLLK comes from the exons ATGACTTGTTCAAGTGAAAACTTAGCAAAAGCGGTTGGAGGAAAAACCGCTAGAGCTTGTGATAGTTGCATAACAAAGAGAGCACGTTGGTATTGTGCTGCGGATGATGCTTTTCTCTGTCAAGGCTGTGATTCTTCGGTTCATTCTGCTAATTCCTTGGCTAGAAGACATGAAAGAGTTCGTTTGAAAACGGCTTCATATAAACCAGTTGGTgataataatgataataataataatggaTCCATCAATTCTGGTCCATTTTCTGGCTTTACCAAGAAAGCTAGAACACCGAGACAGGGGAAACAGAAGAATAATATTAATGTTGATCTTAATGTTAATGTTAATGTTAATGTTAATGTTGATGTTAATAATCCGTTTCATCTTGTGCCGGAATTGGGATTGGATGAAGTTCAATCGGGTTCGAATGAAGAAAACGAGGAGCAGTTGCTTTACAGGGTGCCGATTTTCGATCCTTTTGTTGCTGAATTATGTACTAGTTCTCCTTCGGTTGGTTCAACCGAAGGAGGACTAGCTGTGATAAGTGGTGTTTCTGCTTTCGCTTCTGATAGAAGCGAAAGCAGAACTCGTTTGGGTGGTGGTGATAGTAATTATGAGATGGAAGGCTTTCACGGGCTTCTTCCATCTGATATTGAATTAGCTGAATTTGCAGCGGATGTCGAGAGTTTATTGGGTCGGGGGTTGGAAAACGAGTGTATGGGAATGGAAGAGCTGGGGTTGATTGATGCGAAATATGAGGATGAGGAATGGGAGTGTAGTGGGAAAGTGAAGGAAGAAGGTGGAGAGATTCATGAAGTTGTTGAGGGAGATGATAATACAAAGGATATGGGAAAAGAATCTTCGTTTGAGTTGAATTTTGATTATGAAACATGTGAAGAGGTTAAGGAAAAGGGTGGTTTGGATATAGAACAAGATGAAAATAAAGATTGCAATAAGGGGAAAAGGAAAATATCTTTACAGTTAGATTATGATGCAGTAATCATTGCATGGGATGGCCAAAAATGTCCATGGACTAATGGTGACAAGCCAAATTTGGACATTGATGAGACCTTGTCTGATTTCATG GGGATTTGTGGAACGGAGATTCAATATCCTTATGGTGAATTTGGTGGATATGGTTGTAATCAAGTGATGGTAGATGGAGGTAGAGAGGCAAGGGTTTCAAGGTACAGAGAGAAGAGAAGAACAAGGTTGTTTTCGAAGAAAATAAGGTACGAGGTTAGGAAGTTGAATGCAGAGAAGAGACCAAGAATGAAAGGGAGGTTTGTGAAGAGGACTTCTTTTGCAGTTCCAACATTTCCTTTGCTAAAATAA
- the LOC127096407 gene encoding uncharacterized protein LOC127096407, translated as MDQRVIQFTRAKIDEDIVVIVSVFDQERLPKTFVVPYQRNVDLEPVKKIKPMVIYVPVPFSFDITKAVTWNYKLVVYVGNKPVILKEPDVTNIAGASGVTRSGRVFAPEVIPSKESAPTVEPTKGKEVNLPEAEEGSSKKAVTAEEDREFLKIIKKRDYNAFLNEAYVAEDISVIQFDNVVANLNASSCLMLADDDLPPNGREHNMALHISIQCTDVTLARVLVDTSSSLNVLPKTTLAQLNIEGVQMRPSALMVKAFGGSKQTVIGEIDLPILIGPQTFYIPFQKLKFVTSGKLVGVSGEEDIFVSHLTSFRYIEVGEDIVETPLQALEVVNMVQTKLKLVEEPKVVMSSWKSVKAAIKVGCPGSWGTMIELPEKKDKCGLGYQPSIELFKDQTIHQGKVPSIQEIFSKAGFRSDDQVNALEDEDPDLSKMVFCGPPDAALTNWKATDVPDIVSCSK; from the exons ATGGATCAGCGGGTTATTCAGTTCACCAGAGCAAAGATTGACGAAGATATTGTTGTGATTGTGTCTGTGTTTGATCAAGAGAGGCTTCCCAAGACTTTTGTGGTCCCTTATCAGAGAAATGTTGACCTAGAGCCAGTGAAGAAGATTAAGCCCATGGTTATCTATGTTCCCGTTCCATTCTCATTTGACATTACCAAAGCAGTGACTTGGAACTATAAGCTTGTAGTTTATGTGGGTAACAAACCAGTAATCTTGAAAGAACCAGATGTGACTAACATTGCTGGAGCTAGTGGTGTGACTCGAAGTGGAAGGGTTTTCGCTCCTGAAGTGATCCCAAGCAAAGAAAGTGCACCAACAGTTGAACCAACAAAGGGGAAGGAGGTGAATCTCCCAGAAGCAGAAGAAGGCTCATCTAAGAAAGCAGTGACTGCTGAAGAGGATAGAGAATTCTTGAAGATCATCAAGAAGAGGGATTACAATGcc TTCTTGAACGAAGCTTATGTGGCAGAAGACATCAGTGTTATTCAGTTTGATAATGTGGTTGCTAATCTCAATGCTAGTAGTTGTTTGATGTTAGCTGATGATGATTTACCCCCTAATGGGCGAGAACATAATATGGCGCTTCATATCTCCATTCAGTGTACAGATGTTACTTTGGCTCGAGTACTGGTAGATACAAGTTCATCCTTGAACGTGTTACCTAAGACTACCCTGGCACAATTGAATATTGAAGGGGTGCAGATGAGACCCAGTGCTTTGATGGTGAAAGCTTTTGGTGGGTCTAAGCAAACAGTTATTGGGGAGATTGACCTCCCAATCCTGATTGGCCCTCAAACTTTCTATATTcccttccag aagctgaagtttgttacTTCTGGTAAGCTGGTAGGAGTATCCGGAGAGGAAGATATTTTCGTCAGCCATTTGACTTCTTTCAGATACATTGAAGTAGgtgaagacattgttgaaacTCCTCTCCAAGCCCTTGAAGTGGTCAATATGGTCCAGACTAAGCtgaaacttgttgaagaacccaAGGTGGTCATGTCCTCTTGGAAGAGTGTGAAAGCTGCAATTAAAGTTGGTTGCCCTGGAAGTTGGGGCACAATGATTGAATTACCAGAGAAGAAAGACAAGTGTGGATTAGGATATCAGCCGTCTATTGAACTTTTCAAAGATCAAACGATACATCAGGGGAAGGTTCCTAGCATCCAAGAAATATTCTCTAAAGCTGGTTTCCGAAGTGATGatcaagtgaatgctcttgaagatgaagatcCAGATTTGTCCAAGATGGTGTTTTGTGGACCTCCGGATGCCGCTCTCACTAACTGGAAGGCAACAGATGTTCCGGATATAGTTTCTTGTTCAAAGTAA